A section of the Triticum dicoccoides isolate Atlit2015 ecotype Zavitan chromosome 7A, WEW_v2.0, whole genome shotgun sequence genome encodes:
- the LOC119332266 gene encoding probable serine/threonine-protein kinase PBL7 isoform X1, whose product MASCFPCLSARKKEVPRSAPANAHTSSIPGAVARTFSFKELAAATRNFSDACRIVGREDGLYKGFLKSINQVVAIKLQHAVDPGGSAEQDNTEFLALALMMSGLRHPNLVNLIGFCADGRHRILVHEYMPFGSLEDHLHGSSPGKAPLDWNTRMNIAAGVVRGLEYMHDKGVLYRCVKSSNILLGDGYRPKLSQYGLAEHDQLSAVAAITRGTWGTMAPETVMTGKLFPGSSVYGFGVVLLEMITGRRATDAPHDVEDRHLVTWARTMLKDRSQFRRMADPALQGRYPSLDLQEALQVASVCIPQRSCHESAHRHRRHGSVSPRLRF is encoded by the exons ATGGCAAGCTGTTTCCCCTGCTTGAGCGCGAGGAAGAAGGAGGTCCCACGTTCTGCCCCGGCCAATGCACACACCAGCAGCATCCCTGGCGCCGTGGCACGAACTTTCTCCTTCAAGGAGCTCGCGGCGGCGACAAGAAACTTCAGCGATGCCTGCCGCATCGTTGGTCGGGAGGATGGTCTTTATAAAGGCTTCCTCAAGAGCATCAATCAG GTCGTTGCTATAAAACTGCAGCATGCTGTTGATCCAGGTGGATCAGCGGAGCAAGATAATACAGAGTTTCTTGCCCTTGCGCTGATGATGAGCGGGCTGCGCCACCCAAATCTTGTCAATCTTATTGGCTTTTGTGCGGATGGCCGTCACCGGATCTTGGTTCACGAGTACATGCCATTCGGTTCTCTGGAAGATCACCTCCACG GTTCATCTCCAGGCAAAGCACCGCTGGACTGGAACACGAGGATGAACATTGCCGCCGGTGTGGTCAGAGGGTTGGAGTATATGCACGACAAAGGTGTCCTCTACCGATGCGTCAAAAGTTCGAACATCTTGCTCGGAGACGGCTACCGCCCAAAGCTGTCCCAATATGGACTGGCGGAGCATGACCAGCTGTCTGCAGTGGCTGCTATCACCCGCGGGACATGGGGTACTATGGCCCCCGAGACCGTGATGACCGGGAAGCTGTTTCCGGGGTCGAGTGTTTATGGCTTCGGCGTCGTGCTGCTGGAGATGATCACCGGGCGGAGGGCCACCGATGCCCCCCATGATGTCGAGGATCGGCACCTTGTCACATGG GCCCGAACAATGCTGAAGGACAGGAGCCAGTTCCGCCGGATGGCAGACCCGgcgctgcaggggcgatatccgtcCTTGGACTTGCAGGAGGCCCTCCAAGTTGCTTCGGTGTGCATCCCACAAAGATCATGCCATGAGAGCGCCCATCGGCACCGTCGTCACGGCTCTGTCTCGCCTCGCCTACGATTTTGA
- the LOC119332266 gene encoding probable serine/threonine-protein kinase PBL7 isoform X2: MASCFPCLSARKKEVPRSAPANAHTSSIPGAVARTFSFKELAAATRNFSDACRIVGREDGLYKGFLKSINQVVAIKLQHAVDPGGSAEQDNTEFLALALMMSGLRHPNLVNLIGFCADGRHRILVHEYMPFGSLEDHLHGSSPGKAPLDWNTRMNIAAGVVRGLEYMHDKGVLYRCVKSSNILLGDGYRPKLSQYGLAEHDQLSAVAAITRGTWGTMAPETVMTGKLFPGSSVYGFGVVLLEMITGRRATDAPHDVEDRHLVTWVN, from the exons ATGGCAAGCTGTTTCCCCTGCTTGAGCGCGAGGAAGAAGGAGGTCCCACGTTCTGCCCCGGCCAATGCACACACCAGCAGCATCCCTGGCGCCGTGGCACGAACTTTCTCCTTCAAGGAGCTCGCGGCGGCGACAAGAAACTTCAGCGATGCCTGCCGCATCGTTGGTCGGGAGGATGGTCTTTATAAAGGCTTCCTCAAGAGCATCAATCAG GTCGTTGCTATAAAACTGCAGCATGCTGTTGATCCAGGTGGATCAGCGGAGCAAGATAATACAGAGTTTCTTGCCCTTGCGCTGATGATGAGCGGGCTGCGCCACCCAAATCTTGTCAATCTTATTGGCTTTTGTGCGGATGGCCGTCACCGGATCTTGGTTCACGAGTACATGCCATTCGGTTCTCTGGAAGATCACCTCCACG GTTCATCTCCAGGCAAAGCACCGCTGGACTGGAACACGAGGATGAACATTGCCGCCGGTGTGGTCAGAGGGTTGGAGTATATGCACGACAAAGGTGTCCTCTACCGATGCGTCAAAAGTTCGAACATCTTGCTCGGAGACGGCTACCGCCCAAAGCTGTCCCAATATGGACTGGCGGAGCATGACCAGCTGTCTGCAGTGGCTGCTATCACCCGCGGGACATGGGGTACTATGGCCCCCGAGACCGTGATGACCGGGAAGCTGTTTCCGGGGTCGAGTGTTTATGGCTTCGGCGTCGTGCTGCTGGAGATGATCACCGGGCGGAGGGCCACCGATGCCCCCCATGATGTCGAGGATCGGCACCTTGTCACATGGGTAAATTAA